The following coding sequences lie in one Silene latifolia isolate original U9 population chromosome 5, ASM4854445v1, whole genome shotgun sequence genomic window:
- the LOC141657886 gene encoding F-box/kelch-repeat protein At1g55270-like — protein sequence MERGGVDESPSPDVQRGFRLQAPLVDSVSCYCKVDAGLKTVAGARRFVPGSKICIQPDINPRAHKSKNSRRERTRVQPPLLPGLPDDLAIACLIRVPRVEHRKLRLVCKRWHRLLSGNFYYSLRKNIGMAEEWVYVMKRERDGKISWHAFDPTYQLWQPLPPVPVEYSEARGFGCAVLSSCHLFLFGGEDPLRGSMRRVVYYSARTNKWHPAPSMLRRRHCFGSCVIDNCLYVAGGECEGIQRALRSAEVYDPNRNRWNSIAEMSSGMVPLIGVVYNGKWYLKGRGSHQQVLSEAYDRDSNSWSPVNDGMVASWRNPSTSMNDQLYSVDCRDGCKLRVYDDATDSWNKSIDSKVHLGSSKALEAAALVPLNGKLCIIRNNMSISLVDVSSPDKQVESNPSLWENIGGKGHFRTMVTNLWSSIAGRSGFKSHILHCQVLQA from the exons atggaaagAGGAGGTGTTGATGAGTCGCCGTCGCCAGATGTGCAAAGGGGTTTTCGTCTCCAAGCTCCACTT GTTGATTCTGTATCATGTTACTGCAAGGTTGATGCGGGTTTGAAAACAGTTGCTGGTGCCAGAAGGTTTGTTCCAGGGTCAAAGATCTGTATCCAGCCAGATATCAATCCCCGGGCCCACAAGAGCAAGAACTCTCGCAGGGAAAGGACTCGTGTTCAGCCGCCTCTCTTGCCTGGGCTTCCTGATGATCTTGCCATTGCCTGTCTCATCCGAGTTCCCCGAGTGGAGCATCGAAAGCTGCGGCTAGTTTGCAAAAGGTGGCACCGCCTCCTATCTGGAAATTTCTACTATTCTCTCAGAAAAAACATTGGAATGGCAGAGGAATGGGTGTATGTAATGAAAAGGGAACGAGACGGGAAAATATCATGGCATGCCTTTGATCCTACTTATCAGCTGTGGCAACCGCTCCCACCAGTTCCGGTGGAGTATTCAGAGGCCAGAGGATTTGGATGTGCTGTTCTAAGCAGCTGTCATCTCTTCTTATTTGGAGGAGAAGATCCTCTTAGGGGGTCCATGAGACGTGTTGTATATTATAGCGCAAGGACCAACAAATGGCACCCGGCACCAAGCATGCTTCGAAGACGCCACTGCTTTGGTTCTTGCGTCATAGATAATTGTCTTTATGTAGCTGGCGGCGAGTGTGAAGGTATTCAACGCGCTCTCCGTTCAGCTGAGGTTTATGACCCGAACAGGAACAGGTGGAATTCAATTGCAGAGATGAGCAGTGGGATGGTGCCTCTCATCGGGGTTGTGTATAATGGCAAGTGGTATTTAAAGGGACGAGGTTCTCATCAGCAGGTATTGAGCGAGGCTTATGATCGTGACTCCAACTCATGGTCACCAGTGAATGACGGAATGGTGGCAAGTTGGAGAAATCCGAGCACCTCCATGAACGATCAGCTTTATTCCGTAGATTGCAGGGACGGATGCAAACTTAGGGTTTACGATGATGCAACAGACTCTTGGAACAAATCGATAGACAGTAAGGTGCACCTGGGAAGTTCAAAGGCTCTGGAGGCAGCTGCGCTTGTTCCCCTTAATGGGAAGCTTTGCATTATTCGGAACAACATGAGTATAAGTTTGGTGGATGTTTCAAGCCCTGATAAACAAGTGGAAAGCAATCCAAGCCTATGGGAAAATATAGGGGGGAAGGGTCATTTCAGGACGATGGTGACTAATCTATGGTCAAGCATAGCGGGTCGAAGTGGATTTAAGAGTCATATACTGCACTGTCAGGTGCTTCAAGCTTGA